Proteins encoded within one genomic window of Nonomuraea gerenzanensis:
- a CDS encoding aminotransferase class V-fold PLP-dependent enzyme, with product MDQSARLAPHYSRFRVSERLLLTGHSHQAWPDVALAGQIDAFLDAARDADDKWAGAFKVADRVRDGLRGFLGDPHAELALGASTHDLVLRFLSALDLRRRPRLVTSDGEFHTLRRQLGRLAEEGVEVTVLPARPADTLAARLSAAVDGRTAAVLVSAVLFEDARIVPGLDALAGACLRHGAELLVDAYHALGVVPFGTAGIEEAWVVGGGYKYLQLGEGNCFLRLPGHADRLRPVITGWFAEFGELSGEQPPGVAYPAGAQRFAGATYDPTSHYRAARVFDFFAEQGLTPRFLRGVSLRQVGLLAARFDALDVPEHLVSRDRTGRPEDFGGFLALRSPYAERLRAGLAARGVQADSRGDRLRLGPAPYLSDEQLEQAVELLAEELRDLVRATGGRPATAGTGSRPSASRRVPA from the coding sequence ATGGACCAGTCCGCGCGGCTGGCGCCGCACTACTCCCGCTTCCGCGTCTCCGAGCGGCTGCTGCTCACCGGCCACTCGCACCAGGCCTGGCCGGACGTGGCGCTGGCCGGTCAGATCGACGCGTTCCTGGACGCCGCCAGGGACGCCGACGACAAGTGGGCGGGCGCGTTCAAGGTGGCCGACCGGGTCAGGGACGGGCTGCGCGGCTTCCTCGGCGACCCGCACGCCGAGCTGGCCCTCGGCGCCAGCACCCACGACCTGGTGCTGCGCTTCCTGTCGGCGCTCGACCTGCGGCGCCGGCCCAGGCTGGTCACCTCCGACGGCGAGTTCCACACGCTGCGCAGGCAGCTCGGCAGGCTGGCCGAGGAGGGGGTGGAGGTGACCGTGCTGCCCGCGCGGCCCGCCGACACGCTCGCCGCGCGGCTGTCCGCCGCGGTGGACGGCCGGACGGCGGCGGTGCTGGTCTCCGCGGTGCTGTTCGAGGACGCCAGGATCGTGCCGGGGCTGGACGCGCTGGCCGGCGCCTGCCTGCGGCACGGGGCGGAGCTGCTGGTCGACGCCTATCACGCGCTCGGCGTGGTGCCGTTCGGCACGGCGGGCATCGAGGAGGCGTGGGTGGTGGGCGGCGGGTACAAGTACCTGCAGCTCGGCGAGGGCAACTGTTTCCTGCGCCTGCCCGGCCACGCCGACCGGCTGCGGCCGGTGATCACCGGGTGGTTCGCGGAGTTCGGTGAGCTTTCCGGCGAGCAGCCTCCCGGCGTCGCCTACCCCGCGGGCGCGCAGCGGTTCGCGGGCGCCACCTACGATCCGACCAGCCACTACCGGGCCGCGCGGGTCTTCGACTTCTTCGCCGAGCAGGGGCTGACGCCGCGGTTCCTGCGGGGGGTCTCGCTGCGGCAGGTCGGGCTGCTGGCCGCGCGCTTCGACGCCCTGGACGTGCCGGAGCACCTGGTCAGCAGGGACAGGACGGGGCGGCCCGAGGACTTCGGCGGGTTCCTGGCGCTGCGGTCGCCGTACGCGGAGCGGCTGCGTGCCGGGCTGGCGGCGCGGGGGGTGCAGGCGGACAGCCGGGGGGACCGGCTGCGGCTCGGGCCCGCGCCGTACCTGTCGGACGAGCAGCTCGAACAGGCCGTGGAGCTGCTGGCGGAGGAGCTGCGCGACCTGGTGCGCGCGACCGGCGGGCGCCCGGCTACGGCCGGAACAGGCTCGCGTCCATCAGCGTCACGCCGGGTGCCCGCCTGA
- a CDS encoding tryptophan 2,3-dioxygenase: MTEKTVLTYSSYLALDEILGAQRPVSDSHDETLFIVVHQVYELWFKQTLHEMAELQLELAGGFTAHAMRTLHRLLRIVKLAAAQMDVLETMTPGQFSAFRGQLGTSSGFQSAQFREIEVVLGRRDERVLHGQPEGSPARDRIAAALARPSLYDSLLTYLYLRGYEVPKDKLHRDVTEHLEPSEDLQSLLLRVYQDDTGAAQLCERMVDLDESFQEWRYRHLKMVERTIGARPGTAGSSGGGYLRSSLAPCFPDLWAIRSAM; this comes from the coding sequence ATGACGGAAAAAACTGTTCTCACGTATTCCTCGTACCTGGCGCTCGACGAGATTCTCGGGGCGCAGCGGCCGGTTTCCGACAGCCATGACGAGACGTTGTTCATCGTCGTCCACCAGGTTTACGAGCTGTGGTTCAAGCAGACGTTGCACGAGATGGCGGAGCTGCAGCTGGAGCTGGCGGGCGGGTTCACCGCGCACGCCATGCGGACCCTGCACCGGCTGCTGCGCATCGTCAAGCTGGCCGCGGCGCAGATGGACGTGCTGGAGACGATGACGCCCGGCCAGTTCTCCGCCTTCCGCGGCCAGCTCGGCACCAGCAGCGGCTTCCAGTCGGCGCAGTTCAGGGAGATCGAGGTGGTGCTGGGGCGGCGCGACGAGCGCGTCCTGCACGGCCAGCCGGAGGGCAGCCCGGCCCGCGACAGGATCGCGGCCGCGCTGGCCAGGCCGTCGCTGTACGACTCCCTGCTCACCTACCTCTACCTGCGCGGCTACGAGGTGCCGAAGGACAAGCTGCACCGGGACGTGACCGAGCACCTCGAACCCTCCGAGGACCTGCAGAGCCTGCTGCTGCGCGTCTACCAGGACGACACGGGCGCCGCGCAGCTCTGCGAGCGCATGGTGGACCTGGACGAGAGCTTCCAGGAGTGGCGCTACCGGCACCTGAAGATGGTGGAGCGGACGATCGGCGCCAGGCCCGGCACCGCCGGCTCCAGCGGCGGCGGCTACCTCAGGAGCTCGCTGGCGCCCTGCTTCCCCGACCTGTGGGCGATCAGGAGCGCGATGTGA